TTATAACAGGTCGAAGCTAACATCACCCCGCAAGGGAGGCACATCTCGTGCAAAACATTATGCGTACAGGGTTGTGAAATTTGAAATAGTAACTGTCCTATTGAAAGTGCATTACAAAAGCACACCGAATTAAACAACTCCAAGGCGGTAATGGGATCAGAATATTGACAGCGATTAAAATCGCTCGTGCCGCTTCCCTCTCAGCCCTAAAGGGACTGAGTTTCCCGCATCCCGTATATTTCTATGAGTAATCAAAGTCCCTACGAAAAACTTGGGGTATCGGAAAATGCAAGCTTCGATGAAATTCAGGATGTTAGAAATCGCCTGTTAGAACAACATGGTGGTGATGGCAATATCCGAGAAGTTATTGAAGCTGCTTATGATGCAATTCTGATGGAACGCCTACGGATGCGCCAAGAAGGCAAAATCAAAGTGCCTGAGCGAATCCGGTTTCCAGAAATGCGAGTTCCATCTTCTCCCCAAGCCAGTCAACCCCTGGGTCGGCAGTCTCCTGCATGGCTACAGCAGAGTTTGGATCAGCCCACATTAACTGATGTACTACTACCAGGAGCTTGGTATCTAGGCTTAAGTGCAACTAGTTTGTTGTATCCTGGTGTTAGCGGGCAGGTTTTGCAACTGTCATTGGTCCTTGGTGTGGGTATTGGTATTTACTTCCTTAATCGCAAGGAAGGAAAATTTGGTCGAGCAGTTTTATTCACGCTGGTTAGTTTAATTGTTGGCTTAATTGCTGGCGGTTTGATTGCTGGCTTGATATTACCATTACCAGGGATAAATTTAACAGCGAATCAGTTTTCTACGCTGTTAACTTTTATATTGATGTGGTTAGTAAGCAGCTTTTTGCGTTAGGACTATGGGTAATTGGTTGATGACCGATTACCCATAATTTTTGTAGCTACTGGTTGAGGATAAAATCTACAGCGGTTTTTAAATCGGTAACAATCATATCCGGTTGATAAGATGCTAGTTGTGAGCGATCGCGGATACCAGACTCAACAGCAATAATTTTAATATCGTGTTTTTTAGCAGCAGTAATGTCTGCTTCTGTGTCTCCCACCATCCAAGTATCAGCCGCTGGGGGGAGTTCTGCTAATGCTCTAGCCATTAGCAAAGGTTTATCTTCAACATCACGGGTTTTTACATAGTCGTTACTTAGACAATAACGGCGATTTTCTGGGAAAAACCGGCTTAAATTATATTGATTAAAAGCATAGTCCAGTTCTCGCAATCTCCGCATCGTCATCACGGCTAAATCAACACCGGCTGCTTGAACTTTGATGAGTGTCTCTAATGCAGTAGGGATAATTACATCATACTGAAAATAAGGCAAGGTATGAACTGTTTGTTTGCGGATTTGGGAAAATTGTTGCCCTTGCTGTGCATCTAAACCTGATTTTAAGGCAATTTCGATTTCGGGAGTGTGCGATCGCTTGAGTTGCCAAAATTCAGCCTTAGAAAGTTCTATAATTGTTTGACCAGAATATCGGGTTTTTTCTAGGCACAACTGATAAACACGGTAGTACCGTTCCGAAACATCCATAATTGGCCCGTCAAAGTCAGTAATTAATCTCAGCATCAGCAGATAATATTAATTTTTTTTACATTATCTCAATCAATTGGTACTTTTGACGTTGCTGATAAAAAATATGAATATGTCTCGCGCAAAGGAAGAAAGAGGAGATTTTCACATTAATAATTGTATTTGTGAACCTTGCTGATTTTTACTAACTTCAATTCTCGCTTGGAAGGCTTCTTTGAGGTGAGGCATATGAGTTACAGTGAGGATACAGGCAAAATCTGAGGATATGGCGTTAATTGCCGCAATTAAGCGATCGCATCCTTCCACATCTTGAGTCCCAAAACCTTCATCTATTACTAATAATTGTAATGATGCTCCTGCCCTTTGAGCCAATAATTTGGCTAAAGCTAAACGAATCGCAAAGTTAATTCTAAAAGCTTCTCCTCCTGAATAAGTTTCATAGGATCTCGTTCCTCTGGAATCAGCAATTAAAATATCTAATGTGTCTATCAATTTAGCATTTTTCTTACTAGATTTACCACTACGTCCCGCTTTTTGAGTAATAAACTGGACGTGAAATTGATTTGCACTCAATCGAGAAAGCAATTGATTAGCTTCTGCTTCCAATTGAGGTAAAACATTTTCAATCATTAAAGCTTGAATCCCATTTTTCCCGAAAGCTTGGGCTAATTCTTGATAAACACGCTGTTGTTGTTTACAAGTTTGCAACTGTTGGATATCTTGTTCATATTGATTTTGCAAAGTTGCTAATTGCAGGGACATTTGTTTTAATTGTCCCAACTGAGATATTTTATGATCTAGTTCTCTTCTGCGATTTGCTAATTGCTGTTCTAAAGTATTAATTTGGGTTGCTGGGTTAGCACTGTCAGATAACTGTTTAACGATGTTATCAATTTGTTGAGTTAATATTTCTCGTTCTTTGCCTATTTTTTGGCATGAATCTCCTAAATCTTGCCATTTATTATTTAATTGGGGATATTGTTCTTGTGCCGACAATAATTGCTGATGACGTAATTGCCAACCTTTTCCTTGTCGGATACCTTGACGCAGGTAATTATGCTGTTCTGAACTATAGGCAATTTCCCCAATTTGCTGTTCTAAATTAGCGATTTCTTTGGCACAATCAGAATCAGTTTGTCCCTGTTGAAGTTGCAATTGCAATTGAGCAATATTCGCTGTTAATTCTGGTTTTCTTGCTATTAATTGTCTTTGGCGTTTTAAGGCATCCTTAATTTGTCCTTGTTTAATTTCTGCCCACCGCCATTTTTCCATATCATTACGAGCGAGGGCGTGGTCTTGTTCGCTATAATTAAGTTGTTGAAGATATTGATCTAATTCCTGAATTTCCGCTTGTTTTTCGGGTGTATAATTACCAGTTTCTAAAGAGTGTTCTAACTGTTGTTTTTCGGCAATAATTTGCAGTAACTGTTGTTGGACATCACTTGTA
The window above is part of the Dolichospermum sp. DET69 genome. Proteins encoded here:
- a CDS encoding HAD family hydrolase, with translation MLRLITDFDGPIMDVSERYYRVYQLCLEKTRYSGQTIIELSKAEFWQLKRSHTPEIEIALKSGLDAQQGQQFSQIRKQTVHTLPYFQYDVIIPTALETLIKVQAAGVDLAVMTMRRLRELDYAFNQYNLSRFFPENRRYCLSNDYVKTRDVEDKPLLMARALAELPPAADTWMVGDTEADITAAKKHDIKIIAVESGIRDRSQLASYQPDMIVTDLKTAVDFILNQ
- a CDS encoding CPP1-like family protein — protein: MSNQSPYEKLGVSENASFDEIQDVRNRLLEQHGGDGNIREVIEAAYDAILMERLRMRQEGKIKVPERIRFPEMRVPSSPQASQPLGRQSPAWLQQSLDQPTLTDVLLPGAWYLGLSATSLLYPGVSGQVLQLSLVLGVGIGIYFLNRKEGKFGRAVLFTLVSLIVGLIAGGLIAGLILPLPGINLTANQFSTLLTFILMWLVSSFLR